One window from the genome of Osmerus mordax isolate fOsmMor3 chromosome 19, fOsmMor3.pri, whole genome shotgun sequence encodes:
- the ncf1 gene encoding neutrophil cytosol factor 1, whose product MELYIRHVELLGFEKRFYPSQHYVYMLMVKWSDLTEKLIYRRYPEIHTFHKSLKEMFPIESGDIDKKDRIIPELPAPKWLDSQRSTETRQSTLAEYCQSLVNLPPKISRCELVRSFFKVRPEDENPPVTHPVKRNETFVASKDKSTGNASEISGPIILDTYRVIADFNKTSKHEINLKCGDMVEIVEKSPNGWWFCQCEFKRGWVPATYLEPLDTPEESEEPEPNYAGEIHITTKAYTAVEDDELTLEAGETVEVIHKLLDGWWVVRKEDKTGHFPSMFLHPTGEKRDVSDMNKTQRQTPPPRRSSIYNAKSIHGKSTRRISQDTYRKNSRRFLQQRGSQPRKSPMSFTGSPLQEKKNEDNISKSPNSSNVDMGKNTSPRVPPRPSPELIMERCTENTRMKVSVCKSSTESK is encoded by the exons ATGGAGTTGTACATCAGGCATGTGGAGCTCCTGGGCTTTGAGAAACGATTCTATCCCAGCCAGCACTAT GTTTACATGTTGATGGTGAAATGGAGCGACCTCACAGAGAAACTTATTTATAGAAGATACCCTGAGATCCACACATTTCAC AAATCCCTGAAGGAGATGTTTCCCATTGAGTCGGGTGACATCGATAAGAAAGACAGGATCATCCCTGAACTGCCGG CTCCAAAATGGCTGGACAGCCAGCGGTCCACGGAGACCAGACAAAGCACTCTGGCAGAATACTGCCAATCCCTTGTCAACTTGCCCCCCAAAATCTCCCGCTGCGAGCTGGTCCGCAGTTTCTTCAAAGTCCGTCCAGAGGATGAAAACCCACCCGTTACACACCC AGTAAAAAGAAATGAAACCTTTGTGGCATCAAAGGACAAGTCTACAGGCAATGCATCTG AAATATCAGGCCCCATAATATTGGACACATACAGGGTTATCGCTGACTTCAACAAGACGTCCAAACATGAGATAAATCTGAAGTGTGGCGACATGGTGGAGATTGTCGAGAAGAGCCCCAATG GTTGGTGGTTCTGTCAGTGTGAGTTCAAGCGGGGCTGGGTTCCTGCTACCTACCTGGAACCACTGGACACACCAGAGGAGTCTGAGGAGCCAGAGCCCAATTATGCTG GAGAAATACACATCACTACAAAAGCCTACACGGCTGTGGAGGATGATGAGCTGACTTTAGAGGCAGGGGAGACTGTAGAGGTTATTCACAAACTGCTAGATGGTTGGTGGGTGGTCAG GAAGGAAGACAAGACAGGGCACTTTCCTTCCATGTTCCTCCACCCCactggagagaagagggacGTTTCTGACATGAACAAAACCCAGAGacagactcctcctcctcgacG GTCTTCCATTTACAACGCAAAGAGTATTCATGGCAAGAGTACTAGGCGTATCAGTCAGGACACATACCGCAAAAACAGCAGACGCTTCCTCCAGCAGAGAGGAAGCCAACCCAGGAAGTCCCCCATGTCTTTCACTGGATCCCCTCttcaagaaaaaaagaatgaag ACAACATCTCTAAGTCACCGAACTCCAGCAATGTGGACATGGGGAAGAATACATCTCCCAGAGTTCCCCCTCGGCCCAGTCCTGAACTTATCATGGAGCGCTGTACTGAGAACACCCGCATGAAAGTCAGTGTCTGCAAGTCCAGCACAGAGTCAAAATGA